One stretch of Methyloversatilis sp. RAC08 DNA includes these proteins:
- a CDS encoding DM13 domain-containing protein, translated as MKSAVLLLASHTAVLGIGFALGIYALPILTAPAPPTAAEAASAAGGAMFTGEFRRDLKDSDLLHWGEGRVSIGRERIALTGRLAPGPDYKLYLSPEFVETEVDFARLKSAMVRVGDVRTFDNFVVEVPPAIDVARYTTVIVWCESFGQFITAARYR; from the coding sequence ATGAAATCCGCCGTCCTGCTTCTCGCTTCCCATACTGCCGTGCTCGGCATCGGCTTTGCGCTGGGCATCTACGCGCTGCCCATCCTGACCGCACCCGCGCCACCCACCGCGGCCGAAGCCGCGTCGGCTGCGGGTGGCGCGATGTTCACCGGCGAGTTCCGGCGCGACCTGAAGGACAGCGATCTGCTGCACTGGGGCGAAGGCAGGGTGTCGATCGGTCGCGAGCGCATCGCGCTGACCGGCCGGCTGGCACCCGGGCCGGATTACAAGCTCTACCTGTCGCCCGAGTTCGTCGAGACCGAAGTCGATTTCGCGCGCCTGAAATCGGCCATGGTGCGCGTGGGCGACGTGCGCACCTTCGACAACTTCGTCGTCGAGGTACCGCCTGCTATCGATGTCGCGCGCTACACGACAGTCATCGTCTGGTGCGAGTCCTTCGGCCAGTTCATCACCGCCGCCCGCTATCGCTGA